From a single Brassica rapa cultivar Chiifu-401-42 chromosome A01, CAAS_Brap_v3.01, whole genome shotgun sequence genomic region:
- the LOC103837276 gene encoding transcription factor bHLH63, with the protein MMMMNGEATEAELFLNCADMSVLERQRAQLNYHHLPGFFSNSSTINGGEIDDGFLASAGLDLPEIYGEVHGDARISVSPGNITNESGNSKKRKFGCVDTETKVFNEKKKMMMMDREVEVEEEEEKSKITEQSTKSIMKMKNKAKKEQNSCSNDSSKVTKDSQRTDYIHVRARRGQATDSHSIAERARREKISERMKFLQDLVPGCEKITGKAGMLDEIINYVQSLQRQVEFLSMKLATVSPRLDFNIDDIFAKEVVSAPMMNLPNSVMPPHMMVNSGYPHDMVNSGYVHFNPMQQVVTSSDPLACFNNGQSATMWDSDVQNLYSSLGV; encoded by the exons atgatgatgatgaacggAGAAGCTACAGAAGCTGAGCTTTTCCTCAACTGTGCCGACATGTCTGTCTTAGAGCGCCAAAGGGCTCAACTAAACTACCACCACCTTCCCGGCTTCTTCTCCAATTCTTCCACGATCAACGGCGGCGAGATTGACGACGGCTTTCTAGCGTCGGCCGGTTTGGATCTTCCGGAGATTTACGGGGAGGTGCACGGTGATGCGAGAATCTCAGTTTCTCCAGGAAATATTACAAACGAGTCTGGAAATTCCAAGAAAAGGAAGTTTGGTTGTGTCGATACAGAGACTAAG GTTTttaatgagaagaagaagatgatgatgatggacaGAGAAGTagaagttgaagaagaagaagagaagtcaAAAATAACGGAGCAGAGCACTAAAAGCAtcatgaagatgaagaacaaagCCAAGAAAGAACAGAACAGTTGTTCTAACGACTCGTCAAAAGTGACGAAAGACTCGCAGAGGACGGATTATATTCACGTTCGTGCACGGAGAGGCCAAGCCACTGATAGCCACAGCATTGCTGAacga GCTAGAAGAGAAAAGATCAGTGAGAGAATGAAGTTTCTACAAGATTTGGTTCCTGGATGCGAAAAGATTACAGGCAAAGCAGGGATGCTTGATGAGATCATTAACTATGTTCAGTCTCTCCAGCGACAAGTCGAG TTCTTATCAATGAAGCTAGCAACTGTTAGTCCAAGGCTGGATTTCAACATCGATGACATTTTTGCCAAAGAg GTTGTCTCAGCTCCAATGATGAACTTACCAAACTCTGTGATGCCACCTCATATGATGGTGAATTCCGGTTATCCTCATGATATGGTTAATTCCGGTTATGTTCATTTCAATCCAATGCAGCAAGTGGTTACCAGTTCTGATCCACTTGCATGTTTCAAC AATGGTCAATCTGCTACTATGTGGGACTCTGATGTGCAGAATCTTTATAGCAGTCTAGGAGTTTGA
- the LOC103837357 gene encoding probable receptor-like serine/threonine-protein kinase At4g34500: protein MSGSSDSGSHKFSTKSTIFGLNLYLVVAICSVFLLLISLLIFLFVCLNRVSRARRMRVKHSSGSIPLVTKETTEIKTVGKYLNCDESMRKVENEFVVVAEATSKEAGGGFDDMSVASSGGDVGSEVMGWGRWYGLKDLEIATRGFSDENVIGEGGYGVVYRADFPDGSVAAVKNLLNNKGQAEKEFKVEVEAIGKVRHKNLVGLMGYCADTAQRMLVYEYIDNGNLEQWLHGDVGPVSPLTWDIRMKIAIGTAKGLAYLHEGLEPKVVHRDVKSSNILLDKKWNPKVSDFGLAKLLGSETSYVTTRVMGTFGYVSPEYASTGMLNECSDVYSFGVLLMEIITGRSPVDYSRPPGEMNLVDWFKGMVASRRGEEIIDPKIKNPQPHPRALKRALLVCLRCIDLDASKRPKMGQIIHMLEADDFPFRPEHRSVQTNKNAHHHGVSGRPLES from the exons ATGTCTGGTTCTAGCGACTCGGGTTCTCACAAGTTCTCGACTAAATCCACCATCTTCGGCCTAAACCTCTACTTAGTCGTCGCGATATGTTCTGTCTTCCTACTGCTGATCTCGCTCTTGATCTTCCTCTTCGTCTGCTTGAACCGAGTCTCACGCGCGCGGAGAATGCGCGTGAAACACAGCTCCGGATCCATCCCTCTGGTCACCAAGGAGACAACGGAGATCAAGACGGTCGGAAAGTATCTGAACTGCGACGAGTCGATGAGGAAAGTCGAAAACGAATTCGTCGTGGTCGCCGAGGCGACGAGCAAGGAAGCGGGCGGCGGGTTCGATGATATGTCGGTGGCTTCGAGCGGCGGCGACGTTGGTTCCGAGGTGATGGGTTGGGGAAGATGGTACGGTTTGAAGGATCTGGAGATTGCGACGCGTGGCTTCTCTGATGAGAACGTGATCGGAGAAGGAGGATACGGTGTCGTTTATAGAGCTGACTTCCCCGACGGTTCGGTCGCTGCAGTAAAGAATCTACTTAACAATAA AGGTCAGGCAGAGAAAGAGTTCAAAGTTGAGGTGGAAGCAATTGGGAAAGTAAGACATAAGAACTTGGTTGGTCTGATGGGTTATTGTGCCGACACTGCTCAAAG gatGCTTGTGTATGAATATATTGATAATGGAAACTTGGAGCAGTGGCTGCATGGTGATGTAGGTCCAGTGAGTCCTCTCACATGGGATATTCGGATGAAGATAGCCATTGGAACAGCTAAAGG ATTAGCCTATTTACATGAAGGGCTTGAACCGAAGGTTGTGCACCGTGATGTGAAGTCTAGTAACATCTTGCTCGATAAGAAATGGAACCCGAAAGTGTCTGATTTTGGTTTGGCCAAGTTATTAGGATCTGAAACGAGCTATGTGACAACTCGTGTGATGGGAACTTTTGG ATATGTTTCACCGGAGTATGCAAGTACGGGCATGCTCAATGAGTGTAGTGATGTCTATAGTTTCGGTGTTCTTCTCATGGAGATTATAACAGGAAGGAGCCCGGTCGATTATTCAAGACCCCCTGGCGAG ATGAACTTGGTGGATTGGTTCAAAGGAATGGTTGCAAGCAGACGTGGGGAAGAAATCATAGACCCTAAAATCAAGAATCCACAACCTCATCCAAGAGCTTTGAAAAGAGCGTTGCTTGTATGTTTGCGTTGCATAGACCTTGATGCTAGCAAACGGCCAAAGATGGGACAAATCATCCACATGCTTGAGGCTGATGATTTCCCTTTCCGTCCT GAACACAGATCAGTCCAGACAAACAAGAATGCTCATCATCACGGTGTTTCAGGGAGACCACTTGAGAGTTGA
- the LOC103837455 gene encoding cyclase-associated protein 1: MDESLIKRLEAAVTRLEGISSTGGGGVTTLSRGGDFSAGTDAAASSDPSILAYEDLISQCVGRALSAAEKIGGPVLDVTKIVAEAFATQKDLLVRIKQTQKPDMAGLAGFLKPLNDVTMKADAMTQGRRSDFFNHLKAASDSLSALAWIAFTGKDCGMSMPIAHVEESWQMAEFYNNKVLVEYRNKDANHVEWAKALKELYLPGLRDYVKSHYALGPVWNASGKPASAPPAKGPPGAPAPPPAPVFSSESSKPSSSSNQKQGMSAVFQQLSSGAVTSGLRKVTDDMKTKNRADRSGAVSSIEKETRTTKPAFSKTGPPKLELQMGRKWAVENQIGKKDLVISDCDAKQSVYVFGCKDSVLQIQGKVNNITIDKCTKMGVVFTDVVAAFEIVNCTNVEVQCQGSAPTVSVDNTTGCQLYLNKDSLETAITTAKSSEINVMVPGTSPDGDWVEHALPQQYNHVFTEGKFETTPVSHSGA, translated from the exons ATGGATGAGAGTTTGATCAAGCGCCTGGAAGCTGCGGTTACGAGGCTCGAGGGAATCTCCAGcaccggaggaggaggagttaCTACTCTTTCCCGCGGAGGAGATTTCTCCGCCGGAACCGATGCCGCCGCGTCCTCCGATCCGTCGATCCTTGCCTACGAAGATCTGATTTCGCAGTGCGTTGGCAGGGCCCTGAGCGCGGCGGAGAAGATCGGCGGACCTGTTCTAGACGTGACGAAGATCGTCGCCGAAGCGTTCGCTACGCAGAAGGATCTGCTCGTTCGCATCAAGCAAACTCAG AAGCCTGACATGGCTGGGTTAGCTGGATTTCTCAAGCCGTTGAATGATGTTACGATGAAAGCTGACGCGATGACTCAGGGAAGGAGGTCTGATTTCTTCAATCACCTGAAGGCTGCGTCTGATAGTTTATCTGCATTGGCTTGGATTGCTTTTACAGGAAAAGATTGTG GTATGAGCATGCCAATCGCTCATGTGGAAGAAAGTTGGCAGATGGCTGAGTTCTACAACAATAAG gttttGGTGGAGTACCGAAACAAAGATGCGAATCATGTGGAATGGGCTAAAGCATTGAAAGAACTTTACTTGCCTGGTTTGAGGGATTATGTTAAAAGTCATTACGCTTTGGGACCTGTATGGAATGCATCAGGGAAACCTGCTAGTGCTCCTCCTGCAAAGGGTCCACCTGGTGCTCCTGCTCCTCCCCCAGCACCGGTCTTCAGTTCTGAATCTTCAAAGCCATCATCTTCGTCAAACCAGAAACAAGGCATGTCTGCTGTTTTCCAGCAGCTCAGCTCTGGTGCTGTGACCTCAG GTCTTAGAAAAGTGACAGATGATATGAAGACAAAGAACCGTGCTGATAGATCCGGAGCAGTGAGTTCCATTGAGAAGGAAACTCGTACAACTAAACCAGCATTTTCGAAAACTGGACCACCGAAACTGGAACTTCAAATGGGTCGCAA GTGGGCTGTTGAGAACCAAATTGGGAAGAAGGACTTGGTTATCAGCGATTGTGATGCCAAACAGTCTGTGTATGTATTTGGTTGCAAAGATTCTGTCTTGCAGATACAAG GAAAAGTCAATAACATCACCATTGACAAATGCACCAAAATGGGTGTTGTCTTCACG GATGTTGTGGCTGCATTTGAGATAGTGAATTGCACCAACGTAGAAGTACAATGTCAG GGTTCAGCTCCCACAGTTTCTGTGGACAACACAACTGGCTGTCAGTTATACCTAAACAAAGACTCATTAGAGACAGCTATAACAACAGCCAAGTCGAGTGAGATCAATGTAATGGTCCCTGGTACTTCCCCTGATGGAGATTGG GTGGAACATGCACTGCCGCAACAGTACAACCATGTGTTCACCGAAGGGAAGTTCGAGACGACACCGGTCTCGCACTCAGGTGCCTAA
- the LOC103837559 gene encoding glucan endo-1,3-beta-glucosidase 7, whose product MAISIYFSLLLIFLSHFPSSHAEPFIGVNIGQVADNLPPPSETVKLLKSSSIEKVRLYGADPAIIKALAGTGIGIVIGAGNGDIPSLAADPNAASQWINSNVLPFYPASKIILINIGNEVLMSNDPNLVNQLLPAMQNVQKALEAASLGGKIKVSTVHSMTVLGSSDPPSSGSFAPGSQAGLKGILQFLSDTGSPFTINPYPFFAYRGDTRPETLAFCLFQPNPGRVDGNTGIKYMNMFDAQVDAVHSALKSVGFEKVEIVVAETGWPSRGDPNEVGPSVDNAKAYNGNLIAHLKSMVGTPLMPGKSVDTYIFALYDENLKPGPSSERAFGLFKTDLSMAYDAGLAKSSGSSSNSSGQTPSGKVTSTGWCVPRNGATDEQLQASLDWACGQGIDCGPIQPGGACFEPNNVASHAAFAMNMYFQKSPKKPTDCDFSQTATITSQNPSYNSCVYPGGGGGAGSTGVMNKYVSSDKLDSKDNGAVEPKVYSSLSFLLIFVVSLIFHVNM is encoded by the exons ATGGCTATCTCCATCTACTTCTCTCTCCTCCTCATCTTCCTATCTCACTTCCCTTCCTCAC ATGCAGAGCCATTCATCGGAGTTAACATCGGCCAAGTCGCCGACAACCTCCCTCCGCCTTCGGAAACCGTCAAGCTCCTCAAGTCCTCTTCTATCGAGAAAGTGAGGCTCTACGGCGCCGATCCCGCCATCATCAAAGCTTTGGCCGGAACCGGTATCGGCATCGTCATCGGCGCCGGTAACGGAGACATTCCTTCCCTCGCCGCCGATCCTAACGCCGCCTCTCAGTGGATCAACTCCAACGTCCTCCCTTTTTACCCCGCCTCCAAAATCATCCTCATCAACATCGGCAACGAG GTGCTGATGTCGAACGATCCGAATCTAGTGAACCAGCTACTCCCGGCGATGCAAAACGTGCAAAAAGCACTCGAGGCGGCGTCGCTCGGCGGGAAAATCAAGGTGTCGACGGTGCACTCGATGACGGTGCTTGGCAGCTCGGACCCGCCGTCTTCCGGTTCGTTTGCGCCCGGTTCTCAAGCCGGTTTAAAGGGGATTCTACAGTTCCTAAGCGACACTGGTTCGCCTTTCACTATTAACCCGTACCCGTTCTTTGCTTATCGAGGTGACACGAGACCCGAAACGCTAGCGTTTTGCCTCTTCCAGCCTAACCCGGGTCGAGTTGACGGTAACACCGGAATCAAGTACATGAACATGTTCGATGCTCAG GTAGATGCGGTTCACTCGGCTTTGAAATCTGTTGGATTCGAGAAGGTAGAGATCGTGGTGGCGGAAACAGGTTGGCCTTCACGAGGAGACCCAAACGAAGTTGGACCGAGCGTGGATAATGCTAAAGCATACAACGGAAACTTAATAGCTCATCTAAAGTCAATGGTTGGCACACCTCTCATGCCTGGGAAGTCCGTGGACACTTACATCTTCGCACTCTATGACGAGAATCTAAAGCCTGGACCATCTTCAGAACGTGCCTTTGGGCTTTTCAAAACCGACCTTTCCATGGCCTATGATGCAGGCCTTGCCAAGAGTAGCGGTAGTAGCAGCAACAGTAGTGGTCAG ACGCCATCAGGCAAAGTGACGTCGACGGGGTGGTGTGTACCGAGGAATGGTGCGACGGATGAGCAGTTGCAAGCTAGCTTGGATTGGGCGTGCGGACAAGGAATAGACTGTGGTCCGATACAACCAGGAGGAGCTTGTTTCGAGCCAAACAATGTGGCTTCACATGCAGCTTTTGCCATGAATATGTATTTTCAAAAGTCTCCTAAAAAGCCTACAGACTGTGATTTCTCTCAAACCGCAACAATCACCTCCCAAAACCCAA GTTATAACAGCTGCGTCTATCCtggaggtggaggaggagcAGGAAGTACAGGAGTAATGAACAAATATGTGAGCTCAGACAAATTAGATAGCAAAGATAATGGAGCAGTTGAACCAAAAGTTTATTCTTCTCTATCTTTTCTACTCATCTTTGTTGTGTCCCTAATCTTCCATGTTAATATGTAA
- the LOC103837655 gene encoding guanine nucleotide-binding protein subunit beta — protein sequence MSVSELKERHAVATETVNNLRDRLQQRRLQLLDTDVAKYSAAQGRSPVKFGATDLVCCRTLQGHTGKVYSLDWTPERNRIVSASQDGRLIVWNALTSQKTHAIKLPCAWVMTCAFSPNGQTVACGGLDSVCSIFSLSSTADKDGTVPVSRMLSGHRGYVSCCQYVPNEDARLITSSGDQTCVLWDVTTGLKTSVFGGEFQSGHTADVLSVSISGSNPNWFISGSCDTTARLWDTRAASRAVRTFHGHEGDVNTVKFFPDGNRFGTGSDDGTCRLYDIRTGHQLQVYQPHGDGENVPVTSIAFSASGRLLFAGYANNNACYVWDTLLGEIVLDLGELQDSHKNRISCLGMSADGSALCTGSWDSNLKIWAFGGHRRVI from the exons ATGTCTGTCTCCGAGCTCAAAGAACGCCACGCCGTCGCTACAGAGACCGTCAACAACCTCCGCGATAGGCTTCAACAGAGACGCCTCCAGCTCCTCGACACCGATG TGGCTAAGTACTCGGCGGCGCAAGGTCGTTCTCCGGTGAAATTCGGAGCCACGGATCTGGTTTGTTGCCGTACTCTTCAGGGACACACCGGGAAG GTTTATTCGTTAGACTGGACGCCGGAAAGGAACCGGATTGTTAGTGCATCTCAAGATGGGAGGTTAATAGTGTGGAATGCTCTAACGAGTCAGAAGACTCACGCTATTAAACTCCCTTGTGCATGGGTTATGACTTGTGCCTTTTCTCCCAATGGCCAGACGGTTGCGTGTGGTGGGTTAGACAGTGTGTGTTCTATCTTCAGTCTTAGCTCCACTGCGGATAAGGATGGGACTGTACCGGTTTCGAGGATGCTTAGTGGCCACAGGGGGTATGTTTCGTGCTGTCAGTATGTCCCAAATGAGGATGCTCGTCTGATCACAAGTTCAGGTGATCAAACGTGTGTCTTATGGGATGTAACTACTGGTCTTAAAACTTCTGTTTTTGGCGGCGAGTTTCAGTCTGGACATACTGCTGATGTACTAAG TGTCTCAATCAGTGGATCAAACCCAAACTGGTTCATTTCTGGTTCATGCGACACCACTGCACGCTTGTGGGACACTCGGGCTGCGAGCCGAGCGGTGCGAACGTTTCATGGGCACGAGGGAGATGTCAATACTGTCAAGTTCTTTCCGGATGGGAATAGATTTGGGACTGGATCAGACGATGGAACATGCAGGTTGTATGACATTAGGACGGGGCATCAACTCCAGGTGTATCAGCCACATGGTGATGGTGAGAACGTACCTGTGACCTCCATTGCGTTCTCTGCCTCGGGGAGACTTCTTTTCGCTGGTTACGCGAACAACAACGCCTGCTACGTTTGGGATACTCTTTTGGGAGAG ATTGTATTGGATTTGGGGGAACTGCAGGATTCGCACAAGAACCGGATAAGCTGTTTGGGGATGTCAGCAGACGGAAGTGCCTTGTGTACAGGAAGCTGGGATTCAAATCTAAAG ATATGGGCATTTGGAGGGCACAGGAGAGTGAtatga